A portion of the Cellulophaga algicola DSM 14237 genome contains these proteins:
- a CDS encoding DM13 domain-containing protein, whose translation MRKGILLISKVALVSVFILTTSCSSDDDTETIIETVTIDSSLPNGTLVASRVGSFVAESGTPTAGTAELGTDDDSTSFIHFESDFTTELGTGTVGIFLSTSAVYTPDPANGNPDLMLIGNAAANGEKFIKLSAAPDAKYTHIILWCATANIPFGNAELN comes from the coding sequence ATGAGAAAAGGAATTTTATTAATTTCAAAAGTAGCATTAGTATCTGTATTTATTCTAACAACTAGCTGTTCTAGTGATGATGACACAGAAACAATAATTGAGACTGTTACTATAGATTCATCTTTACCAAACGGAACTTTAGTAGCCTCAAGAGTTGGTTCATTCGTAGCAGAAAGCGGAACTCCAACTGCGGGTACAGCTGAATTAGGTACTGATGATGATAGCACTAGCTTTATTCATTTTGAAAGTGATTTTACAACAGAATTAGGTACTGGTACCGTTGGTATCTTTTTATCTACATCAGCAGTTTATACTCCAGATCCTGCAAATGGTAATCCAGATCTTATGCTAATTGGTAATGCAGCTGCTAACGGAGAGAAATTTATTAAATTATCTGCTGCTCCAGACGCAAAATATACACACATTATTTTATGGTGTGCTACTGCTAATATTCCTTTCGGTAATGCAGAATTAAACTAA
- a CDS encoding M20/M25/M40 family metallo-hydrolase: MKKILICLLALASVAMSAQETAQLQSQIRHSIDEIRDFVSIPNNATDHAEMNRNLTWLTKKFTERGFNTSILPTSGQSLFFATLPIIEGKPTILFYMHFDGQPVDASKWDQKNPYQVVLKSQDGDTYKNELFEDLNTDLNEEWRLFGRSTSDDKGPIVMLLNAFDLLKKNETALPFNVKIIIDSEEESGSKPLPKAVKEYKELLEANFLIINDGPVHSSGKPTIVYGCRGITTMTLTTYGPIKPQHSGHYGNYAPNPGFQLSQLLASMKDKDGKVTIAGYYDGISIDEETMNILKNVPDNAEIINKDLQIRTPEKVGSFYQEALQYPSLNIRGLSSGWTGDEARTIIPENAIAELDIRLVPESDGSKLKELIKKHIQNQGYFITSKEPTKEERLAYNKIIKITESGVTDAFRTDLNNTYGNFILNNLKEEFQEDVVQIRIMGGTVPIAPFINELKIPAFIVPMVNPDNNQHSPNENLKISQIGYGIRTFYRLLSSPLE; the protein is encoded by the coding sequence ATGAAGAAGATTCTAATTTGCCTTTTAGCTTTGGCAAGTGTAGCGATGAGTGCTCAAGAAACTGCACAATTACAATCACAAATTAGACATAGCATTGATGAAATAAGAGATTTTGTTTCCATTCCTAACAATGCTACAGACCATGCAGAGATGAATAGAAACTTAACTTGGTTAACTAAAAAGTTTACCGAAAGAGGATTCAATACATCTATATTACCAACTTCAGGTCAATCTTTATTTTTTGCAACGCTACCTATTATTGAAGGTAAGCCCACTATACTTTTTTATATGCATTTTGATGGACAGCCTGTAGACGCCTCTAAATGGGATCAAAAAAATCCGTATCAAGTAGTATTAAAATCCCAAGATGGCGACACGTATAAAAATGAATTATTTGAAGATTTAAATACTGATTTAAATGAGGAGTGGCGTTTATTCGGAAGGTCTACATCAGATGACAAAGGGCCTATTGTAATGTTGCTTAATGCTTTTGATTTATTAAAAAAGAATGAAACAGCGCTCCCCTTCAACGTTAAAATTATTATAGATAGTGAAGAAGAAAGTGGTAGTAAACCGCTACCAAAAGCCGTTAAAGAATATAAAGAACTCTTAGAGGCTAATTTTTTAATTATCAATGACGGTCCTGTGCATAGTTCTGGAAAACCGACTATTGTTTATGGCTGTCGAGGAATCACAACAATGACTCTTACCACATATGGTCCAATAAAACCCCAACATAGCGGCCATTATGGTAACTATGCCCCAAATCCTGGTTTTCAACTTTCGCAATTGTTAGCGAGCATGAAAGACAAAGACGGAAAAGTTACAATAGCGGGGTATTATGACGGCATCAGTATCGATGAAGAAACCATGAACATCCTAAAAAATGTTCCAGATAATGCAGAAATTATTAATAAAGATCTACAAATCCGTACTCCTGAAAAGGTAGGATCTTTTTATCAAGAAGCATTACAATACCCGTCATTAAACATCAGAGGTCTATCTTCTGGATGGACAGGTGACGAGGCTAGAACAATTATTCCTGAGAATGCCATAGCAGAATTAGATATACGTCTTGTTCCTGAATCGGACGGGAGTAAATTAAAAGAATTGATAAAAAAACACATTCAGAATCAAGGCTATTTTATTACTTCAAAAGAGCCTACTAAAGAAGAACGCTTAGCGTATAACAAAATCATTAAAATCACGGAGAGTGGTGTTACTGATGCATTCAGAACAGACCTTAATAACACCTACGGAAATTTTATATTGAATAATCTAAAAGAAGAATTTCAAGAAGATGTGGTTCAAATTCGCATTATGGGAGGTACGGTACCAATCGCACCTTTTATTAATGAATTAAAAATTCCTGCCTTTATTGTTCCTATGGTAAATCCAGACAACAATCAACATAGCCCAAATGAAAATTTAAAAATTAGCCAGATTGGATACGGGATTCGCACATTTTACCGTTTATTATCTAGTCCTTTAGAATAA
- the trpA gene encoding tryptophan synthase subunit alpha — MNRINQKMQEDKKLLSIYFTAGYPSLNDTVKIIQDLEASGIDMIEIGLPFSDPLADGPTIQNSSTAALKNGMTTNLLFEQLKDIRKSVSIPLILMGYFNPMLQYGVEAFCKKCAEIGIDGLIMPDLPLDVYQDEYEAIFKKYDLKNIFLITPQTSDNRIQQIDTASDAFIYMVSSASVTGSKSGFGTEQTTYFNRIGAMNLKNPQIVGFGINNAETFQQATAHAKGAIIGSAFIKHLTEKGPEAIPEFVRTIRA; from the coding sequence ATGAATAGAATAAACCAAAAAATGCAAGAGGATAAAAAACTTTTGTCCATATATTTCACCGCAGGATACCCATCTTTAAATGATACTGTAAAAATTATTCAGGATTTAGAAGCTAGTGGTATTGACATGATAGAAATAGGATTACCTTTTAGTGATCCTTTAGCAGATGGCCCTACTATTCAAAATAGTTCCACGGCTGCTCTTAAGAATGGGATGACTACAAATTTACTTTTTGAGCAATTGAAAGACATTCGAAAATCGGTTTCAATACCTTTAATTCTAATGGGCTATTTTAATCCTATGTTACAATACGGCGTAGAAGCTTTTTGCAAAAAATGTGCAGAAATAGGGATTGATGGGTTGATTATGCCGGATTTACCTTTAGATGTGTATCAAGACGAATATGAAGCCATTTTTAAAAAATATGATTTAAAAAATATCTTTTTAATTACGCCGCAAACAAGTGATAACCGCATTCAACAAATTGACACGGCTTCTGATGCTTTTATCTATATGGTAAGTTCGGCTAGTGTTACCGGTTCTAAATCAGGATTTGGAACGGAACAAACTACTTATTTTAATCGCATTGGTGCTATGAATCTTAAAAACCCACAAATTGTAGGTTTTGGAATTAATAATGCAGAAACTTTTCAGCAAGCTACAGCGCATGCAAAAGGCGCTATTATTGGTTCTGCATTTATAAAACATTTAACCGAAAAAGGCCCTGAGGCAATTCCTGAATTTGTCCGTACAATTAGAGCATAG
- the trpB gene encoding tryptophan synthase subunit beta, whose protein sequence is MNYNATEKGYYGAFGGAYIPEMLYPNVEELRQNYLKIMAEPDFKEEFDQLLKDYVGRPSPLYFAKRLSEKYNTKVYLKREDLNHTGAHKINNTIGQILMAKRLNKTRIIAETGAGQHGVATATVCALMGMKCVVYMGEIDIARQAPNVARMKMLGAEVRPALSGSRTLKDATNEAIRDWINNPVDTHYIIGSAIGPHPYPDMVTRFQSIISEEIKWQLKEKEGRENPDYVVACIGGGSNAAGTYYHFLHEPEVGIIAVEAAGKGINSGESAATSALGKEGVIHGCKTLLMQTNDGQITEPYSISAGLDYPGVGPMHAHLYTSGRGEFYSATDDEAMKSGLELTQLEGIIPAIETSHALAIFKHRTFKSDDVVVISLSGRGDKDLDNYIKYFNL, encoded by the coding sequence ATGAATTATAACGCAACTGAAAAAGGATACTACGGAGCATTTGGTGGAGCATACATCCCAGAAATGCTATACCCAAACGTGGAGGAGCTACGCCAAAACTACCTAAAAATAATGGCGGAACCAGATTTTAAGGAAGAATTTGATCAGCTTTTAAAAGATTACGTAGGCAGACCTTCGCCTTTGTATTTTGCAAAGCGACTTTCAGAAAAATACAACACTAAGGTTTACTTAAAACGTGAGGACCTAAACCATACTGGGGCGCACAAAATAAATAACACTATTGGCCAAATATTAATGGCAAAACGCTTAAACAAAACCAGAATTATTGCCGAAACTGGCGCTGGGCAACACGGTGTTGCTACTGCTACTGTTTGCGCATTAATGGGAATGAAGTGTGTGGTGTATATGGGAGAGATAGATATTGCGCGTCAAGCACCAAATGTAGCACGTATGAAAATGCTTGGTGCCGAAGTTAGACCCGCTTTATCTGGCAGCAGAACTTTAAAAGATGCTACCAATGAAGCTATCCGTGATTGGATCAACAACCCAGTAGATACCCATTACATTATTGGTTCGGCTATTGGCCCGCACCCCTATCCTGATATGGTCACTCGTTTTCAATCTATTATTTCTGAAGAAATAAAATGGCAGTTAAAAGAAAAAGAAGGGCGAGAAAATCCAGATTATGTAGTTGCTTGTATTGGCGGCGGTAGTAATGCTGCAGGAACCTATTATCATTTTTTACATGAACCAGAAGTTGGTATCATTGCGGTAGAAGCTGCTGGAAAAGGAATTAATTCTGGCGAAAGTGCAGCTACATCTGCTTTAGGAAAAGAAGGTGTTATTCATGGTTGCAAGACGCTATTGATGCAAACAAATGACGGACAGATTACAGAGCCATATTCTATATCTGCAGGGCTAGATTACCCAGGCGTTGGACCTATGCATGCGCACTTATATACATCTGGCCGTGGAGAATTTTATTCTGCTACAGACGATGAAGCTATGAAATCTGGTTTGGAATTAACACAGCTAGAAGGAATAATCCCTGCTATAGAAACGAGCCACGCCTTAGCCATATTTAAACATAGAACCTTTAAATCTGACGATGTTGTAGTCATCAGTCTATCTGGTCGTGGTGATAAGGATTTAGATAATTATATAAAATATTTCAATTTGTAA
- a CDS encoding phosphoribosylanthranilate isomerase — MKFNTAKVAALQPDYLGFIFWEPSKRNFEGPLEAIPHHIKKVGVFVDATIEEISRKVEDYKLLAVQLHGHESPEFCKALKEKNSTIQIIKVFSIKEEFNFNVLEAYEEVTDFFLFDTKGKLPGGNGYTFNWDVLKKYPSKKPYFLSGGIGLEEITKLEAFLKVPASKYCHAIDVNSKFETSPGLKDIDSLEQLIKNLKKN, encoded by the coding sequence ATGAAATTTAATACCGCTAAAGTTGCTGCATTGCAACCTGATTATTTAGGGTTTATCTTTTGGGAACCTTCTAAAAGAAATTTTGAAGGTCCGCTGGAAGCAATTCCACATCATATTAAAAAAGTGGGGGTATTTGTTGATGCTACTATCGAAGAAATCTCTCGTAAAGTGGAAGATTATAAGTTGTTGGCTGTACAACTTCATGGTCATGAATCTCCAGAATTCTGCAAAGCATTAAAAGAAAAAAATAGTACAATTCAAATCATTAAAGTTTTTTCTATTAAAGAAGAATTTAATTTTAATGTTTTAGAAGCCTACGAAGAGGTTACAGATTTCTTTTTATTTGATACCAAAGGAAAACTTCCTGGAGGAAATGGGTATACTTTTAATTGGGATGTATTAAAGAAATACCCTTCTAAAAAACCCTATTTCCTAAGTGGTGGTATTGGTCTTGAAGAAATAACTAAGCTTGAAGCATTCTTAAAGGTACCCGCTTCAAAATATTGCCATGCCATAGATGTCAATAGTAAATTTGAAACATCACCTGGTCTTAAGGATATTGACAGCTTAGAACAATTGATAAAAAATTTGAAAAAGAACTAA
- the trpC gene encoding indole-3-glycerol phosphate synthase TrpC, which produces MNILDKIVLDKRKEVALRKALIPVSQLEQSVLFARPENSLATALRNSASGIIAEHKRRSPSKSEINQSLNVQDVATGYEAAGVCGMSVLTDAKYFGGSLDDLLIARAATKFPLLRKEFIIDEYQLLEAKAYGADVILLIAAILSKEEIKNLSEFAKSLKLNVLLEVHNEEELQKSIMPSLDMLGVNNRNLKTFDVSLETSKALSALIPDDFVKVSESGISSIAAIQDLKDYGYQGFLIGENFMKTDTPGAHAKKFIEQLEAK; this is translated from the coding sequence ATGAACATATTAGATAAAATAGTACTAGACAAACGCAAGGAAGTAGCACTTAGAAAAGCGCTAATTCCCGTTTCGCAATTAGAGCAATCTGTTTTATTTGCCAGACCTGAAAATTCTCTAGCGACCGCATTACGCAATAGTGCCTCTGGCATCATTGCAGAACACAAAAGAAGATCGCCTTCTAAATCAGAAATCAACCAAAGTTTAAATGTACAAGATGTTGCTACTGGCTATGAAGCTGCAGGAGTATGTGGAATGTCTGTTTTAACCGATGCCAAATACTTTGGGGGCTCTCTAGATGATCTTCTTATTGCAAGAGCCGCTACAAAATTTCCATTACTCCGTAAAGAATTTATTATTGATGAATACCAACTTTTAGAAGCAAAAGCCTATGGGGCAGATGTAATTTTATTGATTGCTGCTATTTTATCAAAAGAAGAAATTAAAAATCTTTCTGAATTTGCAAAAAGCCTAAAACTAAATGTGCTATTAGAGGTTCACAACGAAGAAGAGTTACAGAAATCTATCATGCCAAGTTTAGATATGTTAGGTGTAAATAATAGAAACTTAAAAACTTTTGACGTAAGTCTAGAAACAAGTAAAGCTCTTTCTGCTTTAATTCCTGATGATTTTGTAAAAGTTTCTGAAAGCGGAATAAGTTCTATCGCTGCTATTCAAGATTTGAAAGACTATGGATACCAAGGTTTTTTAATTGGTGAGAATTTTATGAAAACCGATACTCCTGGTGCTCACGCTAAAAAATTCATTGAACAATTAGAAGCCAAATAA
- the trpD gene encoding anthranilate phosphoribosyltransferase has translation MKDILNRLINHDVLAKADAKQVLVNIAKGDYNTSQIAAFLTVYMMRSVTIEELEGFRDALLELCLAVDLSAYNPVDLCGTGGDGKDTFNISTLASFVTAGAGIKVTKHGNYGVSSKCGSSNVMEFLGIKFSSDAGFLEKSIDEAGICVLHAPLFHPAMKNVAPIRKELAVKTFFNMLGPMVNPAFPKNQMVGVFNLELARMYGYLYQNTDKNFTVLHALDGYDEISLTGNTKTISNTTESMLKPSDFGVRAVSMQEIAGGESIEASAQIFLNILQGKGTEAQINVVCANAGMAIATVDGLTPMQGFERAKESLVSGRGLAALKKLQALSAL, from the coding sequence ATGAAAGATATATTAAACAGACTAATTAACCACGATGTACTCGCTAAAGCAGATGCAAAGCAGGTATTGGTTAACATAGCAAAAGGAGATTACAACACCAGCCAGATTGCTGCTTTTTTAACAGTATATATGATGCGTAGTGTAACGATAGAAGAACTAGAGGGTTTTCGTGATGCCTTACTAGAACTTTGTTTAGCCGTAGATTTATCTGCCTATAATCCCGTAGATTTATGCGGTACGGGTGGTGATGGAAAAGATACGTTCAACATCTCTACGCTAGCTTCTTTTGTTACTGCAGGAGCTGGTATTAAAGTCACCAAACATGGTAATTACGGCGTTTCTTCCAAGTGTGGAAGCAGCAACGTTATGGAATTTCTAGGAATCAAATTTAGTAGTGACGCTGGTTTTTTAGAAAAAAGCATTGATGAGGCCGGAATTTGTGTTTTACACGCTCCCTTATTTCACCCAGCCATGAAAAATGTAGCTCCCATCAGAAAAGAACTAGCGGTAAAAACATTTTTTAATATGTTGGGTCCAATGGTGAACCCTGCATTTCCAAAAAATCAGATGGTGGGTGTCTTCAATTTAGAACTCGCTAGAATGTATGGATACCTTTATCAGAATACCGATAAAAACTTTACGGTACTTCATGCCTTAGATGGGTATGATGAAATTTCTTTAACGGGTAACACAAAAACAATATCTAACACCACAGAAAGTATGCTTAAGCCATCAGATTTTGGCGTACGTGCGGTAAGCATGCAAGAAATTGCAGGAGGAGAAAGTATTGAAGCATCTGCTCAAATATTCTTAAATATTTTACAAGGAAAAGGTACCGAAGCTCAAATTAATGTGGTCTGCGCTAATGCAGGAATGGCCATTGCTACTGTTGACGGCTTAACCCCGATGCAAGGTTTTGAAAGAGCAAAAGAATCATTAGTAAGTGGAAGAGGATTAGCCGCTTTAAAAAAACTACAAGCATTGAGTGCCTTATAA
- a CDS encoding anthranilate synthase component II, translated as MKKILVIDNYDSFTYNLVHYLEDLDCEVIVKRNDQLSLEEVDAFEYIVLSPGPGIPEEAGLLKDIIRTYAPTKKIFGVCLGQQAIAEVFGGSLINLEQVYHGIATPITITQEDALFKDLPSEIKVGRYHSWVVNPKDLPNSVIATSFDINGQIMSLRHTTYDVSAVQFHPESVLTPDGKKILQNWLLS; from the coding sequence ATGAAGAAAATTTTAGTCATAGATAATTACGATAGCTTCACCTATAATTTAGTTCATTACTTAGAAGATCTAGATTGCGAAGTGATTGTAAAAAGAAACGATCAACTTTCTTTAGAAGAGGTTGATGCTTTTGAATACATCGTTCTTTCTCCAGGACCAGGAATCCCTGAAGAAGCAGGTTTATTAAAAGATATTATTAGAACCTACGCTCCAACTAAGAAAATTTTTGGTGTATGCTTAGGACAACAAGCAATTGCCGAAGTATTTGGGGGCTCATTGATTAACCTTGAACAGGTTTATCATGGTATTGCTACCCCTATTACTATTACACAAGAGGATGCCCTTTTTAAAGATTTACCTTCAGAAATAAAAGTGGGCCGCTACCATTCTTGGGTCGTAAACCCTAAAGATTTACCCAACTCTGTGATTGCTACCTCTTTTGATATAAATGGACAAATTATGTCATTGCGCCATACTACTTACGATGTATCTGCGGTACAATTTCACCCAGAGTCTGTCTTGACTCCTGACGGGAAAAAGATTTTACAGAACTGGTTATTATCTTAA
- a CDS encoding anthranilate synthase component I family protein has protein sequence MTYKLHTHYKKILADTITPVSVYLKIRDRFPNSILLEGSDYHANDNSFSYICCNPIASIKVENEIITQQFPDGKVEEIAIDTSTDVVSIIEDYSKRFIADENDFKFIDNGLFGYMAYDAVRYFEDVNVSKKENSVAIPDIYYAVYKNIIAINHFKNEAYIFSNCYESESNVTEIEQILNVKNFASYNFTLDGKVASNLEDDDFKEQVKLAKKHCQRGDVFQLVLSRRFSQGFKGDEFNVYRALRSINPSPYLFYFDYGDFKIFGSSPEAQLIVKDGAAEIHPIAGTFKRTGDDEKDAIIAKELTEDDKENSEHVMLVDLARNDLSRNGNMVRVTNYREVQFFSHVIHLVSKVVGQKKKDIPTMKVVADTFPAGTLSGAPKHMAMQLIEKYEKTSRGYYGGAIGFMDFNGNFNHAIMIRTFLSKNHSLHYQAGAGIVAASKPEDELQETYNKLGALTKALEIAETI, from the coding sequence ATGACGTACAAACTACATACCCATTACAAGAAAATACTTGCCGACACAATTACTCCGGTAAGTGTATACCTTAAAATTCGAGATCGTTTCCCCAACAGCATTTTACTGGAAGGAAGTGACTACCATGCCAATGACAACAGTTTCTCTTATATCTGCTGCAATCCTATTGCATCTATTAAAGTAGAAAACGAAATTATCACCCAGCAATTCCCGGATGGTAAGGTTGAAGAAATAGCTATTGACACTTCTACGGATGTGGTCAGCATCATTGAAGATTACAGCAAAAGGTTTATAGCCGATGAGAACGATTTTAAATTTATTGATAATGGCCTCTTTGGCTATATGGCTTATGATGCCGTTCGGTATTTTGAAGATGTAAATGTTTCTAAAAAAGAGAATTCGGTTGCGATACCAGATATTTATTATGCTGTTTATAAAAATATCATCGCTATAAATCATTTTAAAAATGAAGCCTACATTTTTTCTAACTGTTACGAATCAGAGAGTAACGTCACTGAAATAGAGCAAATATTAAACGTAAAGAATTTCGCTTCTTATAACTTTACCCTAGATGGTAAAGTTGCTTCAAATTTAGAAGATGATGATTTTAAAGAACAGGTAAAACTAGCTAAAAAGCATTGCCAAAGAGGTGATGTTTTCCAACTGGTATTATCACGTCGTTTTTCTCAAGGATTTAAAGGCGATGAATTCAATGTGTACAGAGCGCTACGCTCTATAAATCCATCACCTTATTTATTCTATTTTGATTATGGCGATTTTAAAATATTCGGAAGTTCTCCAGAAGCACAATTAATCGTTAAAGATGGTGCTGCAGAAATTCATCCTATAGCCGGTACTTTTAAACGTACCGGAGATGATGAAAAAGATGCCATTATCGCAAAAGAATTGACGGAGGATGATAAAGAAAATAGCGAGCATGTAATGCTGGTAGATTTAGCACGAAACGATTTGAGCCGTAATGGAAATATGGTGAGAGTAACTAATTACCGCGAAGTACAATTCTTTTCGCACGTTATTCACCTTGTATCTAAAGTGGTTGGTCAAAAGAAAAAAGACATCCCCACCATGAAAGTAGTTGCAGATACTTTTCCTGCAGGTACGTTAAGTGGTGCTCCAAAACACATGGCGATGCAGTTGATAGAAAAATACGAAAAAACAAGTAGAGGCTATTATGGTGGTGCTATAGGTTTTATGGATTTTAATGGAAACTTTAATCATGCTATTATGATTAGAACCTTTCTTAGTAAAAACCATAGCCTACATTACCAAGCTGGCGCAGGAATTGTTGCTGCCTCTAAGCCTGAAGACGAATTACAAGAGACCTATAATAAACTTGGTGCTTTAACAAAAGCACTTGAAATTGCTGAGACCATATAA
- a CDS encoding YceI family protein — protein MKKNILSAVFAIVIATAATAGVNPIDGEKKEVNAETSTVTWKGYKFAGSHYGKINLKSGTLLFDGDKLTGGEFLIDMATISVEDLKAGEGKEKLEGHLNSDDFFGVEAHNTSKLIFTTVKATGKNSYEVTGDLTIKGKTAPVSFDVSVYGSKATANLKVDRTVYDIHYGSTNFTDTLKDKAIYDEFDLVVDLQF, from the coding sequence ATGAAAAAAAATATTTTAAGTGCCGTATTTGCAATCGTAATAGCAACAGCTGCAACTGCAGGAGTAAACCCAATAGATGGTGAAAAGAAAGAAGTAAATGCCGAAACTAGTACTGTAACTTGGAAAGGGTATAAGTTTGCAGGATCTCACTACGGAAAAATTAACCTAAAGTCTGGAACATTACTATTTGATGGCGATAAATTAACTGGCGGTGAGTTCCTTATAGATATGGCAACTATTAGTGTTGAAGATTTAAAAGCGGGCGAAGGCAAAGAAAAATTAGAAGGTCACTTAAATTCTGATGACTTTTTTGGTGTTGAAGCTCATAATACGTCTAAATTGATTTTCACTACTGTAAAAGCTACTGGCAAAAATTCTTATGAAGTAACAGGAGATTTAACCATTAAAGGTAAAACTGCACCAGTTTCTTTTGATGTTTCTGTTTATGGGAGTAAAGCAACCGCTAACTTAAAAGTTGATAGAACTGTTTACGACATACATTATGGTTCTACTAACTTTACAGATACGTTGAAAGATAAAGCAATCTATGATGAATTTGATTTAGTAGTAGATTTACAATTCTAA